The Saccharopolyspora gregorii genomic interval CGGCTCTCCGACGGCTTCCCGCTGATCACCACGAAGAAGGTGCACTTCCGCTCGGTCGCCCACGAGCTGCTGTGGTTCCTGCGCGGCGACCCGAACGCCACCTGGCTGCAGGAGCGCGGCGTGAAGATCTGGGACGAGTGGGCGGCGCCGGACGGCGACCTCGGCCCGATCTACGGCGTGCAGTGGCGGTCCTGGCCCACGCCGGACGGCGGGCACGTCGACCAGATCTCCGAAGTGCTGCGCACGCTGCGGGAGAACCCGGACTCCCGGCGGATCATCGTGTCCGCGTGGAACGTCGCCGACCTGCCGCGGATGGCGCTGCCGCCGTGCCACGCGTTCTTCCAGTTCTACGTCGCCGACGGCCTGCTCTCCTGCCAGCTGTACCAGCGCAGCGCGGACCTGTTCCTCGGCGTGCCGTTCAACATCGCCAGCTACGCGCTGCTGACCAGCATGATCGCCGAGCAGGTCGGGCTCGGCGTCGGCGACTTCGTGTGGACCGGCGGGGACTGCCACATCTACGACAACCACGAGGAGCAGGTCCGGACCCAGCTCGCGCGGGACGCGCGGCCGTTCCCGCGGCTGGAGCTGAAGCCGGCGGAGAGCCTGTTCGACTACACCTACGAGCACATCTCGATCGAGGGCTACGACCCGCACCCGGGCATCAAGGCGCCGGTGGCGGTGTGATCGGCCTCGTCTGGGCCCAGTCGACGACCGGTGTCATCGGCCGCGACGGCACCATGCCCTGGCACCTGCCGGAGGACCTGAAGCACTTCCGCACCACGACCGCGGGCGCGACCGTGCTGATGGGCCGGCGCACCTGGGAATCGCTGCCGCCGCGGTTCCGCCCGCTGCCGGGCCGCCGCAACCTGGTGCTCTCGCGCACCCCGCAGGACGGCGCGGAGACCTTCCCCGACCTGGCCGCGGCGCTCGCCGCGGCGGAGGGGGACGTGTGGGTGATCGGGGGTGCCGCGGTGTACCGGGCGGCGCTGCCGCTCGCGGACCGGATCGTGGTCACCGAGATCCGGGAGCGCTTCGACGGCGACACCGTCGCGCCCGACGTGGGCCGCCCGCCGGACTCGACCGGGGACTGGCAGGAGTCCAGCACGGGGCTGCACTACCGCTTCCTCACCTGGGGCTGACCGGAACGGCCGTTCACCCGGGCGGACCCGGCGGGCATGATCGGGTGGTGGACGACGAAGACCTGATCGCCGAGCGCACCCCGCTGCCCGACGCCATCGGCGGGCGGCTGCGGGAACAGCTGGTGTTCCTCGCCGAGGTGGACAAGCTCAAGACCGTGCTGCGCCAGTCCCCGCTGGCCGCGGCGGACCGCAGGGAGAACGACGCCGAGCACTCCTGGCACCTGGCGCTGATGGTGTCGGTGCTGGCCGAGCACTCCGACGAACCGATCGACGTCGGGCGCACCGTCGAACTCGTCGTGCTGCACGACCTGGTCGAGATCTACGCCGGGGACACCCCGCTCTACGACGACGCGGGCCGGGAGAGCCAGCAGGAGCGCGAGGAGGCCGCCGCCGACCGGCTGTTCGGCCTGCTGCCCGCCGACCAAGCGGCGCGCTTCCGCGGCCTGTGGGACGAGTTCGAGTCCCGCGGTTCACCGGAGGCGCGCTTCGCGAAGGCCGTGGACCGGGTGCAGCCGCTGCTGCTGAACTGGCTGGCGCGCGGCGGCACCTGGCGGACGCCCGGCGTCACCGCCGACACCGTGCGCGCCCGCAAGGCCGTGATCGGCAAAGCCTCCACTCCGCTGTGGACGATGGTGCAGGAGCTGATCGGCGAGGGCGAGCGCCGCGGCTGGGTCAGCCCGGGGGAGTGACGCCGAGCCCGGGCGCGCCCCGCGCGGAGCGCGCCCGGAACCCGTTCAGCGGACCGCGTCGAGCGCGTCGATGAGCCCCGCGCCGTAGAACCCGGCGCCGGTCGCACCGCCCGCGCACACCGCGTCCGGCTGCCCGTCGCCGTCCGGGTCGTAGCCCTCCGGGCACGGCAGCGCGTCGGCCTGCCCCGACAGCGCGCCGGTGACCTGCGGGGCGCTCCACTCCGGGTGGGTGGCGCGCAGCAGCGCGACCACGCCCGCCGCGTGCGGGGAGGCCATCGAGGTGCCCTGCATCCAGCCCCAGCCGCCGCCGGGAACGCTGGAGAGGATGCGGCCGTTCGCCGACGGCGTCTGCGGGATCTGCCGCGCGTCCCCGCCCGGCGCGGTCACCGCGACCGAACCGAGCCCGTAGTTCGAGAAGTACGACTTCACCGCGTCCGAACCCACCGAGGACACCGCGACCACGCCCGGCAGCTCACCGGGCAGCGCCGCGCAGTCGTGCCCGGCCCACCGGTCCTGCTGCGGCCCGCCGTTGTTCGGGCTGTCCGTGTCGTGGATCGGCTGCGACAGGTCCCAGCCGCTGTTGCCCGCCGCCGCGACCGTCACCACGTCGTGCCCCGCCGCGTAGGCCACGGCCCGGCGCACCGCTTCCGCGCCCGCGCGCTGGTCCGGGTCGCTCTCGCACCACAGGTACCAGGGGTCCACGAAGTAGGAGTTGTTCGTGACGTCGATGTCGTGCTCGGCGGCCCACAGGAACCCGCACACCGCGTACTCGGGGTAGATGAACCCGTCGTCGTCGATCACCCGCACCGAGGCGAGGCTCGTGTCCGGGGCGACGCCCGCCACGCCGACCCCGTTGCGGGCGGCGGCGATGGTGCCCGCCACGTGGGTGCCGTGCGCCTGGGTGTCGTCGGCCGGGGCCCACGCCTCGACCGCGGTGTCCGGGATGCCGTCGCGGGCGCAGCTCACCGACTTCGACAGGTCCAGGTTCGGCTTCAGGTCGGGGTGTTCCGGGTCGATGCCGTAGTCGAGGACGCCGACGGTGACGTCCGGGCTGCCGGTGGAGATCTCGTGCGCCCGGTCGGCCCCGATCAGCGGCAGGTCCCACTGGTCGGCTTCCAGCGGTTCCCGGTCCGCGGCGGCGGTGGCGGGTCCTGGCGCGGCGGTCCCCTCCAGCACCTCCAGCCGGGTGCTGGGGGCTGCGGGCGGCAGCTGCTCCGCCAGGTTCCGGCTGGCCCCCGCCTGGTCGACCGCGGGTTGCGCGCGCACGACGGCCGCGAACCCGGGGTCGGTGGAGGTGGCGAGCACGACGCCGATCTGCGGCCAGCTGTGCACGACGGAACCGCCGACGGCGCGCACCGAGTCCTCGGTCAGGCGCAGCCCGTCGCCGGTGGGGCCCAGCACCACGAAGTGGGCGGGCGTCGCCCCCGGCGCGGCGGTGGCGGCCGGGGCGACGCCGGTCGGGACGGCGGCGACGGCCGGGACCAGCAGGCTCAGCGCCAGCGCGGAACCCGCCAAGCGCAGGTGCTTCCCGCGCGGGCGCGGTGTCGATCGTTGTGGTGACACGTGTCCTCCCACGGCACTCTCGTACCGAGCGATCAGTGACTGATCGTCGGATGATCCGCCCACTCGGCGGACTTCGACAGGGCGAAAAGGAGCAATCCGGCGGGGGAACCGGGTGGTGGTCGGCGCCGGTCCGCGCGGGCTCCCGCCGGGTCGCCGATCCGGTGGCCGCCGCTAGGGCCGGACGAGTCAATGCCTTGCCAGTCTTGCCACTCGACCGAGTTATGGCACTCGTCACCGGCTCGGCCGCGCCTATTCGTTGCATCGTGCGAGTCCGAAGGCGCATACCGGCTGCGATCAGTGATAACGCTCGCTTCGGGTACCCGGTGCGGGACCGGTTCGGGGGGTAAATAGGATCTTTGCGTCGTGTCCGGTTTACGCAACGCGATCGTGGTGTTCACACACGATCGGTACGGTCCGCAACCGGGTTGAACGAGATCTGTGACCCGTACGGGTTAACCGTCAAGGGAGGCAACGCTCGTGCGTAGCCGATTTGCTCGCATGATCAAGCGGGTGCTGGTGCCGGCGCTGCTGCTGGCCACCGCGGTCCTGACCACCGCGCTCCTCGGCGCCGCCACGGCGCAGGCCGCGGGCAGCGGCCAGGTCCTCGCGCAGGGCACCGCCCTCGCGGGCGCCGCCACCCCGGTCGGCATCGCCGCCGTCGGCTTCGGCATCGTCGGCATGCTCGCCGGCGTCCTCCGCCGCAAGAAGATCGAGATCCAGCCGGAGAACCAGCGCAAGGGCTGACCGCACGCCCGGCGCGGCGCACCGGCCTCCACCGGGAAGCGCCACCCGGTCCCCCCGCCGCCGCGGACCTTGCGAGAATCGACGGGTGAGCAGCGACGACTCGGCCACCCAGAACCCGCACACCTCCGCAGGCGGCTCGGCGCCCGGGCGCGGACCCCGCGTCCTGTCGGGCATCCAGCCCACCGCCGACTCCTTCCACCTCGGCAACTACCTGGGCGCCCTGCGGTCCTGGGTGCGGATGCAGGCCGACCACGACGCGTTCTACTGCGTCGTCGACCTGCACGCGATCACCGTCGCGCAGGACCCGGCGCTGCTGCGCGAACGCACCCGCGTCTCGGCGGCGCAGTTGCTGGCCCTGGGCATCGATCCCGACGCGTCCACCCTGTTCGTGCAGAGCCACGTCCCCGAGCACGCCCAGCTGAGCTGGGTGCTCGAATGCCTCGCCGGGTTCGGCGAAGCGGGCCGGATGACCCAGTTCAAGGACAAGTCGGCCCGGCAGGACGCCGACCACATCAGCGTCGGGCTGTTCACCTACCCGGTGCTGCAGGCCGCGGACATCCTGCTGTACCAGGCGAA includes:
- a CDS encoding dihydrofolate reductase codes for the protein MIGLVWAQSTTGVIGRDGTMPWHLPEDLKHFRTTTAGATVLMGRRTWESLPPRFRPLPGRRNLVLSRTPQDGAETFPDLAAALAAAEGDVWVIGGAAVYRAALPLADRIVVTEIRERFDGDTVAPDVGRPPDSTGDWQESSTGLHYRFLTWG
- a CDS encoding thymidylate synthase, producing MPDTQYEDLLRHVLDHGTRKADRTGTGTRSIFGHQLRYRLSDGFPLITTKKVHFRSVAHELLWFLRGDPNATWLQERGVKIWDEWAAPDGDLGPIYGVQWRSWPTPDGGHVDQISEVLRTLRENPDSRRIIVSAWNVADLPRMALPPCHAFFQFYVADGLLSCQLYQRSADLFLGVPFNIASYALLTSMIAEQVGLGVGDFVWTGGDCHIYDNHEEQVRTQLARDARPFPRLELKPAESLFDYTYEHISIEGYDPHPGIKAPVAV
- a CDS encoding S8 family peptidase; the protein is MSPQRSTPRPRGKHLRLAGSALALSLLVPAVAAVPTGVAPAATAAPGATPAHFVVLGPTGDGLRLTEDSVRAVGGSVVHSWPQIGVVLATSTDPGFAAVVRAQPAVDQAGASRNLAEQLPPAAPSTRLEVLEGTAAPGPATAAADREPLEADQWDLPLIGADRAHEISTGSPDVTVGVLDYGIDPEHPDLKPNLDLSKSVSCARDGIPDTAVEAWAPADDTQAHGTHVAGTIAAARNGVGVAGVAPDTSLASVRVIDDDGFIYPEYAVCGFLWAAEHDIDVTNNSYFVDPWYLWCESDPDQRAGAEAVRRAVAYAAGHDVVTVAAAGNSGWDLSQPIHDTDSPNNGGPQQDRWAGHDCAALPGELPGVVAVSSVGSDAVKSYFSNYGLGSVAVTAPGGDARQIPQTPSANGRILSSVPGGGWGWMQGTSMASPHAAGVVALLRATHPEWSAPQVTGALSGQADALPCPEGYDPDGDGQPDAVCAGGATGAGFYGAGLIDALDAVR
- a CDS encoding HD domain-containing protein, which codes for MDDEDLIAERTPLPDAIGGRLREQLVFLAEVDKLKTVLRQSPLAAADRRENDAEHSWHLALMVSVLAEHSDEPIDVGRTVELVVLHDLVEIYAGDTPLYDDAGRESQQEREEAAADRLFGLLPADQAARFRGLWDEFESRGSPEARFAKAVDRVQPLLLNWLARGGTWRTPGVTADTVRARKAVIGKASTPLWTMVQELIGEGERRGWVSPGE